GTAATACTCGGCGTTAGCGATGTTGAATTTATTTGGGTTAATAGAACCTGAAGATAGGTCTACGTAATTCTTGAATTCCTTTCTAGCAGCCGAATAGGCTTTTTTCTCAAACAACTCAACCCCTGCGTTATAATGGGCTTCAGTTTCAGTATAACTAAGTGTGTTTTGAGAAAAAACTAGAGGAGTGTATAGAATACAAGAAAAAGCAATCAAAAAGATTTTTTTCATTGAAAAGCGAATTCTGTGATAGTGTTAAAAACCAAATTTAGGAAAGATGTCTCTCAATATGCAGCATTTTTTGGTTTTAAGTTTTCTTTTGGATATTACGAATTTAACGTAAGGTTTTGCTTAAAATTGTAATCTTAATATTTGAACAAATAAAAATCAACAATATAATACTTATGAGGAGAAGAAAAATAGCCTTTAGTGTACTGATTGCCATAGCCTTATATGCCGTCAGTTTTACTACAGACGCACAAGAGACTAAGTCAATTTCTTATGAATTAAGAATGCCTGAGCCAGAGACCCATTATTTTGAGGTTGGAATGACTATCAATAATGTTTTGACGAATTCAAAATTATTGGACAAAAGACGCTTGCTAGTTAAAATGCCTGTTTGGACACCTGGCTCATATTTAGTCAGAGAATATGCTGGAAATGTAGAAGCTTTTAAGGTTACAGATGAAAACAATAAACCTTTAGCTTTTAGAAAGGTTAACAAAAACACTTGGGAAATTGAGATTGACCAAGCGGAAGATGTGAAAGTAAGTTATAAGGTTTATGCCTTTGATTTGACCGTTAGAACTTCCTTTATTGACGCAAGTCACGGTTATTTAAATGGTGCTAGTATTTTTATGTTTGTGCCTGAGCTTATGAAAAGTCAGGCGGACTTAACGATATTTCCATATGAAAAATGGTCTACTGTTTCTACGGCACTTCCTGAAACTTCAAAGAATACTTTCATAGTAAAGGATTTTGATACTTTGGTAGATAGTCCAATAGAAATTGGAAATCATGAAGTCTTAGAGTTTGAAGCTCTAGGAATTCCTTACAGAATTGCCATGTATAGCTCTTCTCCACTAAGCTATGACAAAGAAAAACTGTTAAAAGATTATAAAAGTTTAGTGATAGCAGCAGAGACTGTGGTAGGAGAAACTCCATTAGAAAACTATTTATTTATAGTGCATCATCAGCCAGGAATAGGCGGCGGTTTGGAACATTTGCACTCTACTACTTGTCAAACATCGACTTATGCCTATAGTTCTGACAGAGCGTATATCGGTCTTTTTGGACTTTTGGCTCATGAGTACTTTCACTTATGGAATGTAAAAAGAATTAGACCTGTGGCTCTTGGACCCTTCGATTATGAAAATGAAAACTACACTAATATGCTGTGGGTAGCAGAAGGTTTTACCAGTTTTTATGAGGAGATTATTCTTAATAGAGCTGGGTTAGTAGAAGATGAAGATGTAATAAAAGCTGTAGCTGGAGCTATATCAAGTGCAGAAAATACTCCTGGAAATAGAGTTCAGGCCGTTACAGAAGCTTCTTGGGATGCTTGGATTAAGTATTATAGACCAAGCGAGAATGCTAACAATACTAGAATTTCATATTACGGGAAAGGTGGTGTTTTAGCTGCTCTTTTAAATGCTAAAATCATTGCAAATACCAAAGCAGAGAAGTCTTTAGATGATGTTATGAAGCTTCTTTATAATAAATATTATAAAGCTTTGGGCCGTGGCTATACTGATGAAGAATTTCAACTAGCTGTAGAAGAAGTTCATGGTGGCGATCTTGATTATTTCTTTAAAAACTATATATCAGGAACCGAAAGACCTGATTATGAGCAAATTTATAAAGGAGTAGGACTTAATTTGATAGATACTAATGAGGACAGAGAAAAGCCGTATTTAGGTATTACAGAACGCGGCGGAGTAATTTATAGAATGAGTAGAGAAGGAAGTGCTTACCATTCTGGAATAAACTTAAACGACCAGGTAGTAAGTATTGATGGTGATAAAAATATCAATTTTGCCAATGCAACACTTTCAAAAAAAGTAGGTGATAAGATGTCTGTTATAGTAAACAGACATGGTGTTGAAATGGAATTCATTATTGACCTTCAGGAAGATGCAAGAAAGTCTTATTCGCTAGAAAAGGTTTCAAAACCAACGAAAGAACAAGAAAAGGCTTATCAAAAATTTGTGGGGAAATAGGTCAAGCCCCTACTTCATTTTAAGAAAAGCCCGCAAATTAAGTTTTGCGGGCTTTTTGTTTAATATTCTATCAGTTTATTAAAGTCTTCTGCCATGTCTTTAAACCGCTGAATTACCTTAGCATAAAAAGCATCAGTCATCATATCTAAGACTTCTTGGTCTCCGCTTACATCCATTTCTGAAACTTTATAGACCTGCTCTAAAAGGCCAGCTTCAAACTTTATGATATATTTGTTGTTAAACAGATAAAGGGAAGTTTTACAATAAGGATTAGGAATGTCTTTGACAAATCTCATAAGTATGAATATTTTTAAAAAGAGCCTTCTGATGGCATCTTTTAGCATTTTAGCCACTTTTATTTTGGCCTGTGGGGACAAAAATAAGACAGAAGCAGCGGAGTTTTTTGAACGAGGCAATTTTCATTTTAAAAAAAATGAAACCGAGCGAGCTTTAGAGCTGTTTACAGAGGCTATTGATAAGGTCCCAGATTTTGCTGACGCTTATAATAATAGAGGTCTTTGTTTTGAAAAAATGGGAAATGTAGATAAGGCAAGAAATGATTACCGTAAGGCGGTAGAGCTGGACGATAGCTTTAGTCAAGCCAAACTAAATTATGCCCATGCTTCACTCCTATTGGGTGAAAATAAAGAGGCTGAAAACCTTTTAAATCAACTAGCTCCTACTTACACCGACTCTTCTCAATTCTTTGATTTACGTGGTAAGTTTTATCTTCAAAGTTATAATCCAGATAATGCTATTTCGGATTTTGAAAGGTCATTAACGTTGAGTCCAAATAACTTAGAAACGAAAACAAATTTGGGCTATGCTCTTTATCTACAAAGGGATTTTGAAAAAGCGAAAAAGACATTTTTGGATGTACTTTCTGAAGAAGAAGGTTTTGCATTTGCATTGAATAACTTGAGTGCTACATACGGGCAAATTGGTGATTGGAAAAATGCTTTAAACTATTCTGAAAAAGCAATAGATGCACAGCCAAATGAAATCACTTTTATAAATACTCATGCTCTGAATTTATTAGAGAACGGAGAAGTGGAAAAGGCTTCTGAGTACATTGGGCAAGCATTAAAATTGCATCCTGAGAACGCATATGCTTTACGGAATTCAGGCATATTAAAAACAAAAAGCGATAATAAGTTATCTGCAGTCAACATTCTATCTAAAGTAGAAGCAACAAATCCGGAGGTGGAATTTATTTACTATTACTTAGGTAAAGCTCAGCAAGCAGCCGGTAATAATAATGCCGCCTGCCAATCTTTTAAAAGAGGTGCTTTGTTAAATGACACTCGTTGTAAAGCAGAAAAGTGTCAATAACCTGATTCCAAAATCTTCTCTTTTTCTAAAGTTTTACCAAGCCAAACAGATAAACCTACGGCTATTAATCCGATGACTCCTATCAGAATGAAATTTGCATTATAACCATACATCGCAACAAAGTCTAAGCCTAACTTGGGACTAATAATATGTGCCAAAGCAAAGGCCATGGAATAGAGTGCCATATACCTTCCTTCGTTTCCTGACTTGGCTCTTTTCATGGCAAAAGCATTGGTATATGGAAAGCCCACCATTTCGCCAAGAGTTACCAAAACCATACTGATGATTAGTATTCCGGCCCATACATCAATTACTAAAATAAAGAAACTGATAGTGACTAGAATGGCACTGTAATAAATCAATTTAACTTCTTTTATTTTCTTTTTCTCTATCCAGTTAACCATCGGCATTTCAAATATGATAATGATAAGTCCATTCAAAAAGAATAACATACCTGTATCAAACTCAGACAGACCGTAGTGCTCTTTATGGTAAAGAGGCATGGTGGTAAATATTTGAAAGAAAACCACGCCTATTAGGAAACTAATAGCTAAGAAAATCCAATAGGCTTTATCTTTAAAAACTGCAGCATTTACATCTAAAAGCTTTATTTCTTCCTTAGTCTTTTTTACTGCTTTTATCTCTTTCACCAAATAGTTGAATAATAAAATGGAGACAATACAGGTAAGTCCATCAATCCAAAATAGCATGTTATAACCACTGCTCATAATGATAATTCCGGCTACGGTAGGTCCAATTACAAAGCCTAGGTTAATTGCTAATCGAATTAAAGTGAGCGAACGGGTTCTGTTTTCCGGTCTAGAGTAAGTATTAAGCGAAACAAACATGGCTGGCCGAAACATATCAGCAATAGACATAACAACTAAAATACTGCCGCATAAACCCCAAAAAGAGGTAACAAACTGTAAAAGAATAAAGAGTACTCCTGATATCAGTAAGCTACCAATCATGACTTTATAGAATCCTATTTGGTCGGTGAGTTTACCTCCTAACCATGCTCCTATAAAGGAACCAACACCAAAGAAAACCATAATCCAACCCACCTCACCATAGGTAAAGTGTAAGTCCTCTTTTAAATACTTTGACAGAAATGGCAAAATCATTGTGCCAGCTCTATTAATAAAAGTTACCAAAGCAAGCCACCAAACTTCTTTCGAAAGTCCTCTAAAAGCTTCTAAGTATAAGTCTACCGTTTTCTTTAACATGCTATTAAAAAAGAAATCCAGCTGTGGGCTGGATTAAATAAATACTAAAAAATATTTTTATATCACCCTTGTACGCAGTTTTTACCAGTATTCTTCACAGAATATCGTCTAAAGACCCTTGTATAAGTTGATTTGTTTTTCACCGACTAAAACTACTGATTATTATTAGACAAAGCAGAAGGTTGCTCTAATAATCTTTTATCGGTCAAAAATTCGATCAAAATAATTTGCTACTGGAAACAACTATTCTCTACTTTTGGGCGTCTTCATAAAAACAACAAACACACATGAAATCACTCCTTATAGTATTGTTAGGTATTCTTTCTGCTTCATCTTTATATGCTCAAGAAGAAATCACCAAAGAAAAACCAGTTCAGATTCTAAGTTTACAGCCTATTGTCATTGGAGCTTATTCTGAAAGTAGCGTTATGGGAATTGGTGTTTCTTATGAAAGAGAGATTAGCAATAAAATGGCTTGGCAGTTGCCCGTTCAATATTACTTTAAAGGAAATGGCTATGAAGGTTTTGGTATCTCCCCTACACTTAAACTGTATCCTTTTGGTTTAGACAGAACGGTGACTTGGAGCGTGGGACCGGGTTTGAGATATTCTCTGGTTAAAGACGATTACTATTATTATTCTCATGACAGTTATTACAATTCTTCTCGCTATGAGAATGCTGAGTTTGAGAGTGTATTCGGTTTTGAGGTTCAAAATGGTT
This sequence is a window from Arcticibacterium luteifluviistationis. Protein-coding genes within it:
- a CDS encoding M61 family metallopeptidase is translated as MRRRKIAFSVLIAIALYAVSFTTDAQETKSISYELRMPEPETHYFEVGMTINNVLTNSKLLDKRRLLVKMPVWTPGSYLVREYAGNVEAFKVTDENNKPLAFRKVNKNTWEIEIDQAEDVKVSYKVYAFDLTVRTSFIDASHGYLNGASIFMFVPELMKSQADLTIFPYEKWSTVSTALPETSKNTFIVKDFDTLVDSPIEIGNHEVLEFEALGIPYRIAMYSSSPLSYDKEKLLKDYKSLVIAAETVVGETPLENYLFIVHHQPGIGGGLEHLHSTTCQTSTYAYSSDRAYIGLFGLLAHEYFHLWNVKRIRPVALGPFDYENENYTNMLWVAEGFTSFYEEIILNRAGLVEDEDVIKAVAGAISSAENTPGNRVQAVTEASWDAWIKYYRPSENANNTRISYYGKGGVLAALLNAKIIANTKAEKSLDDVMKLLYNKYYKALGRGYTDEEFQLAVEEVHGGDLDYFFKNYISGTERPDYEQIYKGVGLNLIDTNEDREKPYLGITERGGVIYRMSREGSAYHSGINLNDQVVSIDGDKNINFANATLSKKVGDKMSVIVNRHGVEMEFIIDLQEDARKSYSLEKVSKPTKEQEKAYQKFVGK
- a CDS encoding tetratricopeptide repeat protein, which translates into the protein MNIFKKSLLMASFSILATFILACGDKNKTEAAEFFERGNFHFKKNETERALELFTEAIDKVPDFADAYNNRGLCFEKMGNVDKARNDYRKAVELDDSFSQAKLNYAHASLLLGENKEAENLLNQLAPTYTDSSQFFDLRGKFYLQSYNPDNAISDFERSLTLSPNNLETKTNLGYALYLQRDFEKAKKTFLDVLSEEEGFAFALNNLSATYGQIGDWKNALNYSEKAIDAQPNEITFINTHALNLLENGEVEKASEYIGQALKLHPENAYALRNSGILKTKSDNKLSAVNILSKVEATNPEVEFIYYYLGKAQQAAGNNNAACQSFKRGALLNDTRCKAEKCQ
- a CDS encoding MDR family MFS transporter, yielding MLKKTVDLYLEAFRGLSKEVWWLALVTFINRAGTMILPFLSKYLKEDLHFTYGEVGWIMVFFGVGSFIGAWLGGKLTDQIGFYKVMIGSLLISGVLFILLQFVTSFWGLCGSILVVMSIADMFRPAMFVSLNTYSRPENRTRSLTLIRLAINLGFVIGPTVAGIIIMSSGYNMLFWIDGLTCIVSILLFNYLVKEIKAVKKTKEEIKLLDVNAAVFKDKAYWIFLAISFLIGVVFFQIFTTMPLYHKEHYGLSEFDTGMLFFLNGLIIIIFEMPMVNWIEKKKIKEVKLIYYSAILVTISFFILVIDVWAGILIISMVLVTLGEMVGFPYTNAFAMKRAKSGNEGRYMALYSMAFALAHIISPKLGLDFVAMYGYNANFILIGVIGLIAVGLSVWLGKTLEKEKILESGY